The following coding sequences are from one Candidatus Manganitrophaceae bacterium window:
- a CDS encoding acyl-CoA thioesterase yields the protein MTAHLKTVSNAKEISVREDAEKKFIFRRRVYLSDTNAQGNVYFARFFEWQGEVREEYLRVAVPNHPALFKTGFHLLTVEAAAEYKGESKLYDPIEISLTAPWIKRASFQLDFNMVNVETGQPLSSGRQVIACADAEGKLIEIPLEIKNALLQIHPLRTKKS from the coding sequence ATGACAGCCCATTTGAAGACCGTGTCGAACGCCAAAGAGATTTCGGTTAGGGAAGACGCCGAAAAGAAGTTTATCTTTCGGAGAAGGGTTTATCTCTCCGATACCAATGCGCAAGGAAACGTCTATTTCGCCCGGTTCTTTGAGTGGCAGGGAGAGGTGCGCGAGGAGTATTTAAGGGTGGCCGTTCCGAACCATCCGGCGCTCTTCAAAACAGGGTTTCATCTTCTCACCGTCGAAGCGGCGGCGGAGTACAAAGGGGAATCGAAACTGTATGATCCGATCGAAATCAGCCTGACGGCGCCATGGATCAAGCGGGCCAGCTTTCAACTCGACTTCAATATGGTCAATGTGGAGACGGGCCAGCCGCTCTCCAGCGGAAGACAGGTCATCGCTTGCGCCGATGCAGAGGGAAAGTTGATCGAGATTCCTTTAGAAATAAAAAATGCACTTTTGCAGATCCATCCATTACGAACCAAAAAATCTTGA
- a CDS encoding GlsB/YeaQ/YmgE family stress response membrane protein: MGILGWIVFGAIVGIVAKFLMPGHDPGGFVVTILLGIVGALIGGFLGRAVGLYGPDQQAGGFIMSVVGAIIVLWGYRLMIGRSTA, encoded by the coding sequence ATGGGCATACTTGGCTGGATTGTTTTTGGAGCCATTGTCGGCATCGTGGCAAAATTTTTAATGCCCGGACATGATCCGGGCGGCTTTGTGGTGACGATTCTTTTGGGGATCGTCGGTGCGTTGATCGGCGGCTTTCTCGGTCGCGCCGTCGGGTTGTATGGACCGGACCAACAAGCCGGCGGATTTATCATGTCGGTGGTCGGTGCGATCATCGTGCTATGGGGTTATCGCCTCATGATCGGTCGAAGCACTGCATGA
- a CDS encoding DUF2007 domain-containing protein, with translation MAFTILHRFQSRMEAEMAGEILSQAHIPYLIQSEDIGIFGPGASPTPAGARLLVHPEDLEEARTRLLGMI, from the coding sequence ATGGCGTTCACGATTCTTCACCGATTCCAGTCCCGGATGGAGGCGGAGATGGCGGGGGAGATTTTATCACAGGCGCACATTCCTTATCTGATCCAATCGGAAGACATCGGCATTTTCGGGCCGGGTGCGAGTCCGACGCCGGCCGGCGCCCGCCTCCTGGTCCATCCGGAAGATCTGGAGGAGGCCCGGACCCGCTTGTTGGGGATGATCTGA
- a CDS encoding segregation/condensation protein A gives MNVYDIPIALITQQYLETLDLMKSLNLSIAGEFLVMAATLIHIKSKTLLPPSETEEEEEGDPREELVARLLEYQKFKDAAERFEERENLWREIFRREPSLSPELLPEEVPLVDLSLYSLLDALKGVLARIPDKRVLQVTIDELTVKDRMQFVIDQMEPVESSLFDDLFKEVKTRHAVVVTFLALLELIRLGLLRVVQGDACGPLRLFKTKNLSGEA, from the coding sequence GTGAACGTTTACGACATCCCGATCGCACTGATCACTCAGCAATACCTCGAGACCCTCGACCTGATGAAGTCGCTGAATCTCTCCATCGCCGGAGAATTTTTGGTGATGGCGGCGACTTTAATCCACATCAAATCGAAAACACTCCTCCCCCCCTCCGAAACGGAAGAGGAAGAAGAGGGGGATCCCCGCGAGGAGCTGGTCGCGCGGCTATTGGAGTATCAGAAATTCAAAGACGCGGCGGAGCGATTCGAGGAGCGGGAAAATCTCTGGCGGGAGATTTTCCGAAGAGAGCCGAGCCTCTCTCCCGAGCTTCTTCCCGAAGAGGTCCCGCTGGTCGATTTGAGCCTCTATTCGCTCCTCGATGCATTAAAGGGGGTGCTGGCGCGCATCCCCGACAAGCGGGTTCTTCAGGTCACCATCGACGAGCTCACGGTAAAAGATCGGATGCAGTTCGTCATCGACCAGATGGAGCCGGTCGAGAGCTCCCTCTTCGACGATTTATTCAAAGAGGTAAAAACTCGGCATGCAGTGGTCGTCACCTTTTTAGCGCTTCTGGAGTTGATTCGTCTCGGGCTGCTTCGTGTCGTACAAGGGGACGCGTGCGGGCCGCTGCGTCTGTTTAAGACCAAAAACCTGTCAGGAGAGGCGTAG
- the scpB gene encoding SMC-Scp complex subunit ScpB — protein MEDHEIKPVIEALMFVSGDPISLDRLHDVLTGVEKPRLKALLGELMEEYTRSNRGLQVVEIAGGYQLTTRIEMAPWIKEMEKIKSAARLSKPGLETLAIIAYKQPATRAEIEQIRGVDAAGVLKTLMERKLVKIVGRKEVAGRPMMYGTTREFLQYFGLSDLTALPTLKEFSEVTGAEREGELPTEESAAAEAVAPESSESPDAGPDSAAETLSEPDREALEPETIFSGSNPSSAGESSES, from the coding sequence ATGGAAGACCATGAGATCAAACCGGTGATTGAGGCATTGATGTTTGTCTCGGGCGATCCGATCTCACTCGATCGGCTCCACGATGTCCTCACAGGCGTGGAGAAGCCGCGGCTCAAGGCGCTTCTGGGAGAGTTGATGGAAGAGTACACCCGCTCGAATCGCGGTCTGCAGGTGGTCGAGATCGCCGGGGGCTATCAGCTGACGACGCGGATTGAGATGGCCCCTTGGATCAAAGAGATGGAGAAGATTAAATCGGCGGCGCGCCTCTCGAAGCCCGGTCTGGAGACGCTGGCGATCATCGCGTACAAACAGCCGGCGACCCGCGCCGAGATCGAGCAGATTCGCGGCGTCGATGCAGCCGGGGTGCTGAAAACCTTGATGGAGCGGAAGCTGGTCAAAATCGTCGGCAGAAAAGAGGTCGCCGGCCGACCGATGATGTATGGGACGACCCGCGAGTTTCTACAGTATTTTGGACTTTCAGACCTCACCGCCCTTCCGACGCTCAAAGAGTTCTCAGAGGTCACCGGAGCGGAGCGGGAAGGGGAGTTGCCGACCGAAGAGTCCGCCGCGGCTGAAGCGGTTGCGCCCGAATCGTCCGAGAGCCCCGACGCAGGTCCCGACAGCGCTGCGGAAACGCTCTCCGAGCCCGACCGAGAGGCGCTCGAACCCGAGACGATCTTCAGCGGCTCGAACCCCTCTTCCGCCGGAGAGTCGTCCGAATCTTAA